DNA sequence from the Deltaproteobacteria bacterium genome:
TTGACAGTATTTTCCGGAGCCTTTCTTCCGAATTTAAAAATGTACGGGAATTAAAAGAGGGGGAGAAACTGATACAGGCAAACATCGATGAACTTACTCGTACTTATGAACGGTTTGTCTAAAAAGGAGGTATCCGATGGACAGGGTAAAAAGAGAGGTTCTTATTGCTAAAGCAGATATTGATAAGAGGGTTCAGGAACTGGCGGATGTTATTTCCCGGGATTATGAGGGGAAAGAGTTAATCGTTATCGGTATCCTTAAGGGTGCGTTTGTCTTTATGGCGGATCTGATCCGATCCCTTCGTGTTCCATGCATGATTGATTTTGTCAGACTGGCAAGCTATGGTACAGGAACTGTGAGCTCAGGCAGTATCATGATTACGAAAGATATTGAGACACCGATACTGGGCAGGGACGTTCTTGTTGTTGAAGACATCGTAGATACCGGTTTGACCCTGTCTTTTTTAGTCGACAGGCTCAAGGAAAGAGATCCGCAATCATTAAGAGTCTGCGTATTTCTTGATAAAAAGGAGAGAAGGAAGGTGCCGTTTGAAGCCGAGTATGTAGGCTTCGACATACCGGACCGTTTTGTCGTGGGGTACGGTCTTGATTTCAATGAAAT
Encoded proteins:
- the hpt gene encoding hypoxanthine phosphoribosyltransferase, which translates into the protein MDRVKREVLIAKADIDKRVQELADVISRDYEGKELIVIGILKGAFVFMADLIRSLRVPCMIDFVRLASYGTGTVSSGSIMITKDIETPILGRDVLVVEDIVDTGLTLSFLVDRLKERDPQSLRVCVFLDKKERRKVPFEAEYVGFDIPDRFVVGYGLDFNEMYRFLPDVCVIKE